The genomic region ACCAAACCCCAGAGGCAGACGCACATCGTCAAATGGATATGGCGCTTGCGGCGGGGATCAATATTGTCGACACCGCCGAGATGTATCCCGTTAACCCTGTGCGGGCGGAAACAGTCGGCAATACCGAAACCATTCTTGGCAATTGGAACCGCGCCAACCCTGCGCGGCGCGGCGATTATATCTTGGCCACCAAAATCACGGGCAAAAACGCCGCGTTTGTGCGCATGGGTGAGGATATAACAGCCGCAAGTTTTACCGCAGCACTCGATGCCTCGCTCGCACGACTGGGCACAGAATATATCGACATTTACCAAATGCATTGGCCCAATCGCGGTTCATATCATTTCCGCCAAAACTGGGGCTATGATCCTTCGGCACAGGTGAAATCCGTGACACTGGCCCATATGGAAGAGATTTTGGATGCGGCAGATCGGATGATCAAAGCAGGCAAAATGCGCTATTTCGCGCTGTCCAATGATACGGTCTGGGGCGTTGCGCAATGGATGCGCCTTTCCGAAGAGCGCGGCCTGCCGCGTGTGATTTCCTTGCAAAATGAATATTCGCTCCTGTGCCGCCTCTATGACACAGATTTTGCGGAACTGGCCGTGAATGAGCAACTGACCCTGCTGGCCTACTCACCGCTTGCCGCGGGCCTTTTGACGGGGAAATACCAAAACGGGGCCATTCCAGAGGGCTCGCGCATGGCGGGTAACGGGGATTTGGGCGGACGCAAAAGCCCGCGCGTCTTTGATGCGGTCGCAGCCTATCTAGACTTAGCGCAAAAGCACGGGATTGACCCCGTTCACATGGCTTTGGCCTTTACGGTGCAGCGCCCTTTCCCTGTCTCGACCATCTTTGGCGCAACCACAAGCGCCCAGCTTACCCGCATTCTAGATGGCTTAGATGTGACCCTATCGGGCGACATTCTGGACGAGATAGACGCGATCCATCGCGCCCATCCGTTGCCCTATTGATGCGCCTGCGCCTCACCCAAACCGCGCTCGTCTTGGCCCTGTGTTTGATCACAGCCTGCAGCCCCCCCATGGTGGGGGCAAGACGGGCGGATGCACCGATTGCCTCGACCACGCGGTTTGAAGCCTCTCGATTTGCGGGGCCATGGGTGATGCGCCACGCCATTGATAGAACCGCCCCGCGCAACCTCAGCTTTGAGGAAGGCGGCGGCCAAATCATAGGTTTGCATTATGTGGATGGGTCTGGCCAAAGGATGGCGCTGACCTCGGACGGCCCGCACCCTGCCCGCTTTACAGATACGCGCGGGCGGGCGCTTTGGGTGCTTTGGGTTGATGATGACTATCGCACCGCATTGCTAGGCGCGCCTGACGGGCGCTTGGCGTGGATCATTGACCGCAGAAAAACGGGGGGCGCTGATCGCATTGACGCTGCAGTGCGCCTTGCTGCGGCCAATGGTTACGACCCGAATGATTTTATCGCGCTGAACCCATGACTGCGCGCTTGCCCTTTCACAGGAAAGGCGCAATCTGATCGCATGCCAATTTGGATCGCCGCCACCATCTTTGCCGCCTTCATGCAGAACCTCAGGTTTCTGTTGCAGCATCACTTGCGCAAAAGCGCGCTGTCAACCGCAGGCGCCACTTGGGCGCGGTTTCTTTACAGCGCGCCCATCGTGGCCTGTGGCGTGATCCTATATGCCCGCCTACGCGGGTTTGATTTGCCGCAGATCCAACCCCAGTTCTGGGCCTATATCGTTCTTGGATCATTGGCCCAAATTCTGGCCACAGCCTGTGTTGTGGCGCTGTTTGGGTTTCGCAACTTCGCAATTGGCGTAACCCTGAAAAAGACGGAAACCATCCTGACCGCCTGCCTCGGTTTGGTGGTTTTAGGCGAAGGCGTATCAGTATGGGTTTTTGCCGCCATCGTGGTTGGGGTGATCGGCGTCATTTTGATCTCAGACGGGGGGCAAAAGGGCGATGGCCAAACCCTACTCCCACGCTTTGCCACCAAGGCCGCATTTTTCGGGCTGGCCTCTGGCGGGCTATTCGGGGTGTCTGCCGTGACCTATCGCGGCGCGATCCTCAGCCTTGAAGGGGGGGATGCGCTGCTGCGATCTGGATTTGCCCTTGCAGTGGCCTGCGCCATCCAAGCCAGCAGTTTGGGCCTTTGGATCGCTTGGCGCGAGCGCGCACAAATTGGTTCTGTGCTGCATCAATGGCGCATTGGACTTGCCACAGGGGCCACCTCACTTTTGGGTTCACTTGGATGGTTCTTGGCCTTTGGCCTACAAAATGCGGCATTGGTCAAAGCGGTCGGGCAAGTGGAATTGGTCTTTACCTATCTCTTTTCCATCTTCTGGCTCAAAGAACGAAGCACCAAAAAAGAGGTTATGGGATTGGTTCTGATCCTCGCCGCGCTGCTCGCCATTATCCTGCAAGAGGCGTAAGACAGCGCCATGTTCACAATACCCCTCGCCATTGCGCCGATTTTCGTTCTAATTGCCACAGGCTACGGCCTGCGCCGCGCGGGCCTGCCCTCGGCCGAGTTTTGGAACCTCAATGATCGTCTGGTCTATCTGGTTCTGATGCCTGCCATCTTCTTTGATAGCATTTCTACAGCCGATTTGGGCGCCGCTGCGTTGGGTGGCTTTTCGGCATTGCTCTATGCGGGATTTTTCGTGGGCATCCTTGCGGGGCTCATCGGGGCAGGCTTAATGCGCCAC from Rhodobacterales bacterium HKCCA1288 harbors:
- a CDS encoding aldo/keto reductase, giving the protein MRKIQLGTTDTMITDYCLGTMTWGNQTPEADAHRQMDMALAAGINIVDTAEMYPVNPVRAETVGNTETILGNWNRANPARRGDYILATKITGKNAAFVRMGEDITAASFTAALDASLARLGTEYIDIYQMHWPNRGSYHFRQNWGYDPSAQVKSVTLAHMEEILDAADRMIKAGKMRYFALSNDTVWGVAQWMRLSEERGLPRVISLQNEYSLLCRLYDTDFAELAVNEQLTLLAYSPLAAGLLTGKYQNGAIPEGSRMAGNGDLGGRKSPRVFDAVAAYLDLAQKHGIDPVHMALAFTVQRPFPVSTIFGATTSAQLTRILDGLDVTLSGDILDEIDAIHRAHPLPY
- a CDS encoding lipocalin family protein, encoding MRLRLTQTALVLALCLITACSPPMVGARRADAPIASTTRFEASRFAGPWVMRHAIDRTAPRNLSFEEGGGQIIGLHYVDGSGQRMALTSDGPHPARFTDTRGRALWVLWVDDDYRTALLGAPDGRLAWIIDRRKTGGADRIDAAVRLAAANGYDPNDFIALNP
- a CDS encoding DMT family transporter, with translation MPIWIAATIFAAFMQNLRFLLQHHLRKSALSTAGATWARFLYSAPIVACGVILYARLRGFDLPQIQPQFWAYIVLGSLAQILATACVVALFGFRNFAIGVTLKKTETILTACLGLVVLGEGVSVWVFAAIVVGVIGVILISDGGQKGDGQTLLPRFATKAAFFGLASGGLFGVSAVTYRGAILSLEGGDALLRSGFALAVACAIQASSLGLWIAWRERAQIGSVLHQWRIGLATGATSLLGSLGWFLAFGLQNAALVKAVGQVELVFTYLFSIFWLKERSTKKEVMGLVLILAALLAIILQEA